The Tenuifilum thalassicum genome includes the window ATAGTTAGAATTAAAACGATTGCAATAAAGGAATATTTTTATGGTTTCAGAAAATATTTTTTATTGTAATCTAGTACAAAGTTATTCATTAGTCCATTGCTTTATGGTAGTTATTTTGGCAAAATATTTTCGGAAAGTTGTTTTAGCAACCCAACGTCTTAAACTATTCTTATCGATTTAATATATCAATCTATTTAAATTCATAATTAAGGTTTTGTGTAATTTTTTTTGATGTCTTACGTGTTGTTTGTATATCAAAACATGTTTTTTGTATACAGGATTGTGTTTTCTGTCGACAAATGTCTAGATAAAGTCATATAGGGGTTGATTTGAATTAACAATAGGCGGAAATTTATGGCAATTTTTTATAACCAAACCAAATCTAAATCTAACCAACATGAAAAGAGTTTTACTAAGTACATTGCTAATTTTATTTGGATTGATATCGTTTTCGCAATCCAAAAATTACAATGGGTACAAGGTAAGCTACGAGGAAACAAAAGGTTCTGTAGTACTTACATTTGTAATTGACACGTTTGATGTGGCTGTTAAGGAAATAAATGGCCAACAGTTCACAACTATTAAGTTTCCGCATGGAGTGAATACTTTTAAGAAGGGATTCGCAGAGCTTCCCATGCTTAACACCGCGCTACAAATTGGCGATCAAAACGATGTTGTGATTTCAGCAGAAGGAGAGGGATTTACCGAAATAAAGCTTGATTATCCTCTATTGCCTTCACGTGGTACTATTTACCGCGATCAGGACCCTGAAAAAGTACCTTATGTAATTGCTCCTGAGTCGATGGTAGATGCTTGGTATCCTGGTGAGTTAGCCGAATCAACCGATCCATTTGTTTTTCGCGATACTAGGGGGGTAAATATTTATGCCTATCCATTTGAGTATAATGCGGTGAAACAGGTGCTTCGAGTATACAAAAGTGTTAAGGTTGTTATTAAAGAAAATACCAAGAAATCGACAAACCCAATAAAAGTAAAACCTTCAAAGGTTGACGCTTCGGTTAATGAAATATACAAATCTTTATACATAAACTATTCAGATACAAAGTTTTCAAACCAGCTCGATGAGTTTGGCGATATGCTTGTAATTTACACCTCGCGCGATGCATCAGCAATTCAGCCATACATTGAATGGAAAAGGCAGAAAGGATTCAATGTTACCACTCAACAGGTATCAGCTGGTACAAATGTGAAATCGATAATTCAAAACGCTTATAGTGCAAACCCAAATCTACTTTATGTACAACTTGTTGGCGACTGGGCAGACATAAAATCTGATTTGGGCACAGGGCAAAATGCCCCCATGGATCCATATTTAGGGTGCGTATCAGGGAACGATTACTATCCAGAACTTATTATCGGTAGATTTTCAGCAAATAACTCATCTCAGGTTACAGTTCAGGTAAATAAGGCTATAAACTACGAGAAGAATCCTGACATGAGTGGGACGTGGTATAAAGCAACTTTAGGAATGGCTAGAAATGAGGGAGCAGGTGCTGGTGATGATTCTGAAGGTGACGACCAACATATGGAAAACATCAGGTTAAGGTTACTATCACCTTCATATAACTACACTACTTTTTATAGGGAGTATGATGGAAACAGTTCGTATGTTTCATCAAATACTACTGCCTCAATAATTTCAAGTAGAATAAATTCAGGTGTTAGTGTGTTGAACTACTGTAACCATGGATTAGAAACAGGATGGAGTGTTGGAAACTATTCGTCAAGTGATGTTGTAAACTTGTCAAATGGAAATAAACTACCTGTTATTTTTTCTGTGGCTTGTGTAGTTGGTAAATTTCATAGAACAGGTGGCGATTGCTTTGCGGAAACCTGGCTTAAGAAAGAGAACGGGGGTGCTGTAGCTACTATCATGTCAACCATTAACCAACCCTGGCAACCCCCTATGCGTGGTCAGGATTACTTTAACGATATTCTTATAGGCGGTTACAATTATTCATCTAATCCTGGTAACGGAACTAGCACTACAGCTAGTGATAAAAGAACTACATTTGGTTCAATTACCTTTAATGGTGATGTGCTAATGCTCGCTGAGCAGTATACTAATACAGATACTCGTGAAACCTTCCAAACCTGGACTATCTTTGGTGATGCATCACTTCAGATTAGAACCAATACTCCAAGCGCCTTGTCAGTTACTGCTGGCGATGTAACAGGCAGTCCTTACACAGTAACAGTTAAATCTAATGGTTCTCCTGTTCAAAATGCTTTAGTAGCTTTATATCAAAATGGAAATACTTACAGAGCATTCACAAACTCACAGGGTGTTGCGTCTATTACTCATTCGCTTTCAAGTGGCAGTGCTACTTTAACTGTAACTGGCTACAACTTAGGAACCTATCAGGGAACTGTAAATGTGGGCACTTCAGGTACCGCTCCTGCTACTCCTAGTGGGTTGTCAACTTCAAACATCACCACAAACAGTGCGAAACTTAGCTGGAGCGCTGTTAGCGGGGCAACCTCGTACGATGTTCAGATCAGGCCTCAGGGCGGGTCATACTCAACCTATAACGTTACAACAAACTCGTACAACGCAAGCGGCCTTTCTGCCAACACCACTTATGAGTGGCACGTAAGGGCTAAGAACTCCTATGGCACGAGTAGCTACTCTTCTATCAAGTCGTTCACCACACAGGCGAACCCAACGGGTGTTAGCTTGCCATACTCGCAAAGCTTCAGCAGCTCAAGCCTACCAAGCGGATGGACAACACAAAACACTGGTAGTGGCATAACCGAGCGCTGGAGCGTTTCCAACAGCAACAAGGCTGGCGGTTCTGCATACGAGATGAAGTGCAGCTACCAGAATGTAAACCCAGGCACCACCCGCCTGATTACACCTGCCATCAACACCGTTGGCAAGAGCCAGATCACCCTTACCTTCAAGCACATGTTCGATGCCTATAGCTCAGGTGCTACGCTACGCGTTCAAACCTCGAACGATAAGTCCAGCTGGACCAACACCACATGGTCAAAGAGCACCTCTACATCAAACATTACCGCCCGTACCGAAACAGTTACCATTACAACCAACCTGAACTCATCAACCACCTACATAGCCTTTGTGGTTGAGGGTAACATCTACAACATCGACTACTGGTACATTGATGACGTATCCGTAACCGCTGGTAGCGCAGCTTCAACCCCAACCGTAACAACGGGAAGCGTTAGCAACGTAACCTCAAGCTCGGCTACCGTTAGCGGTAATGTAACATCGGACGGAGGCGCAAGCGTAACAGCACGTGGTATATGCTACAGCACATCGCAGAACCCAACCATTTCGAATAGCAAGGTGGCAAGCGGTTCGGGTACTGGCTCGTTCAGCGCAACCCTAACAGGGCTATCGCCCAACACCACCTACTATGCAAGGGCATATGCAACCAACGCCCAGGGCACATCATACGGTAGCCAGGTTAGCTTTACTACTGAAAGCGGCTCGTCGGTAAGCTACTGTACTTCAAAGGGCAAAAACTCCAGCTACGAGTGGATTGACCTGGTTCAGTTTGCAGGAATTAACCGTACATCGGGCAATGATGGTGGCTACAAGGATATGACCAGCATGCAGGCCACTGTTAATCCGGGCTCATCGTATACAATCTACATAAGCGCAGGATTCAGTAGCAGCTCATATACCGAGTATTGGGCCATCTGGATTGACTTTAACCACAATGGAACATTTGAGGACTCCGAAAAGGTGGTTTCAGGCTCATCGTCAAGTAGCAGCACGCTATCGGCAACTGTAAGCATACCATCAACTGCAACGCTTGGCGTAACCCGCATGCGCGTGAGCATGAAGTATAACGCTGCACCAACCGCTTGCGAAACATTTACCTACGGTGAGGTTGAGGATTACAGCGTGAATATTACAAGTCGTAGGTCCGACGATACTAATCCAACAATATTTGCTGATGAGCTAGGAAATGAAAATCCTGAGATTATATCTCTATTCCCAAATCCAGCAAATAGTATCTTAAATGTAAGAGTTAAAGGTTTAGTTGGCGACCTTCCTGTAAGAATTTTTGATATACAAGGACGTTTAGTTAAGGAAACTTCAACTCAAGGTGATGTACAAACTATTGATGTTTCGAACCTAAGCAGTGGTATATATATAATTGAAGTTCTAGATGAAAGGGAGCCTTTAAGAAAGCAGTTTATAAAGCAATAGAGAAAGTTCTAAAATTAATTAGGGGTTGCAGAAACGCAACCCCTAATTTTATCTTCAAGCATTTAATTTAACCTATTTGCCCTTACCTTCTATTATCACAACAAACTCTCCTTTAGGTGGTTTGGCCTTAAAATGCTCAAAAACTTGAGCAACTGTTCCGCGAATGGTCTCCTCATGTAACTTGGTAAGCTCTCGGGAAATGCTTACCATACGTTCATTACCAAAGATGGATTGTAGCTGTTCAAGAAGTTTGATAATCCGGAATGGCGATTCGTAGAGAATTATGGTTCGTTCCTCGTCCTTTAAGGCCTCTAACCTTTTATTTCGACCTTTCTTTTGTGGTAAAAAACCTTCGAAAATAAACCTATCGCATGGGAATCCGCTTTGAATAAGCGCAGGAATAAAGGCAGTGGCGCCTGGAAGGCATTCTATGTCAATTCCCTTTTCATGACAAGTACGAACTAGCAAAAATCCTGGGTCAGAAATTCCTGGTGTACCTGCATCGGATATTAGAGCAACCGATTCACCTGCTTCAATGCGATTGGCTATATGTTCAACAGTTTGATGTTCGTTGAATTTATGATGCGATTTTAGAGGTGTAGAAATACCATAGTGTTTCAGCAGCTTACTACTTGTTCGGGTATCTTCGGCAAGAATTAGGTTTACGCTTTTAAGCGTCTCCAAAGCGCGTAATGTGATATCGGCCAGATTCCCTATAGGAGTAGGGACAATATAGAGTTTTGACATTATTATGCAGTTTTATGAGAATTTACGACGAACCAAATCGATAAAAGTAACAACTGTTTCATTATTAGGGTCCCAATCAAAGTTTTCCTGTAGGTAGATTATCGCATCATTAAGGTCTGTTATGGTGTTTAACTGCTTGATAGTTTGGTTATAGTGTTCGGAATTTCCATTAAAGAGTTCCTTGATAAACAAAAATTTATCGTTAATGCCAATGGCTTTTGAGAGGTCTGAGATGGGTTTGTTCTGTAGGCGCGATTGCATATCAACCTTTTGGGCATGTTCAGCAATAACCTCATCGCGAAACTTACGCTTCCCTTTGTATTTGTCGGCTAATATCTCTGCACCTTGTGTATTGTTTGCATTTACTTCAGGAATAGGACTACTCGATTCTGATTTAGATGTTGTTTTTATTTGCCTGGGCTTTTCTACCTTTTTGCTGGTTGTAGTGTTCTCTGATACTTTCTTATCGGAAGTTTCTTCTTTTTTGATTTCGATACTTTGCTTTGCCCTAACCTCTTTCTGCTCTTTTTCGGGTTGCCTTGGGAGCGGCTCACTGCTAACACCAAGTAATACTTCATCATAAACCGCTGAAAGTTTTGAAAGTAGAATATTGCGCTCAATATTGCTCAAATTGCCCTCGGCTAGTGCTTTGTCTATTAAGGCAATTGCTTCTGTTAGTTTATCTCGGGCATCTAAAAGGTTCTTCATGGTAAAAATATATTTTTCGTTTTTCAAAAATAAGTTTTATTACATTTGTATGTAAATCTAATTTAAATAATTCATTTTTTGACAAAATGCCTTTTTTAGAAAATCCGGTTAGCGGCAAACGTAAGGGATACATTGAGGTTATTGCTGGTTCGATGTTTTCAGGCAAAACCGAGGAACTTATTCGCAGGCTTAAGCGAGCTAAATATGCTAAGCAGCGGGTTGAGATTTTTAAGCCCATTATCGACACAAGGTACTCAGAGGAGGAAGTAGTGTCGCACGATGCAAACTCAATACATTCAACACCTGTATCATCTTCGGGAAATATTTTAATGCTTGCTCAAAATGTAGATGTGGTAGGGATTGATGAGGCTCAATTCTTCGATATGAACCTTCCAAATGTTTGCAACCAGCTAGCCGATATGGGAATAAGGGTTATAGTTGCAGGTCTTGATATGGATTTCAGGGGAAAACCTTTTGGGCCAATGCCTCATCTAATGGCTATTGCCGAGTACGTTACGAAGGTGCATGCTATTTGTGTTCATTGCGGCGACCTTGCACAATACTCGCACCGAAAAACTGATGCCGATAAACTTGTACTGCTTGGCGAAACTGATGTTTACGAACCCCTTTGTAGGCTATGTTACAACAAGGTAACACAGGAGAATGATAAGTAAACCAACCCTTTAAAAATGCAAAAAATCAATAAAATAGAGAATATTTTTGGGCCAGTTGGGACTATTTCTGGTTATATAATTGCAATTGTTGGGGTAGTTGTGCTGTTCAGCTCTTTAAAAGGTTTGGTTTTTATATCAATAGGCCTTTTTGTTGGTTTTACATCAAACGTTGCCTATGTCGATTTCGATAAAAAGAGGTGCCGTAACGCTATCAAGTTTTTTGGAATTTTTCCAGTTGGTAAGTGGGTTGATATTGATAAATCGATGGCTTTATCATTAAAAAAGTCGACTAAAGCATGGCGTACATATAGCATAACTAATCGAACTTATGACCATGCCGATGGCGATTATAAGATAGAACTTCTGAATAAGGACAAAAAGGTAATTGGTGAGTTAGAGCGATTTAAAAAGTTGGATGAAGCAAAGATGGACTTATCGCTTTATTCGGAAAGACTTAACCTGCCAATTATATAAACAGCATAGAAGGTTAATTAAATAGTTGAAGTCAAAAGCTGACATATCATTCAAAATTTCAAGGAAGCTATTCTGGTTTATAACCATAATGATTTTACTATTGCCTATTACCACACGTTATCGATTACTAATTTGGGGAGAATACACTAAAGGAGTTGTTGTTGGTGTAGAGGATGTGCAACTCTCAATTTTACAGGGACTTGGACCCGACAAGTTTCCTGTTATTCAGTTTGCTACAAAAGATAGACAGATAATTGAATTTTTTGGTCCCGAAAACTTTGACTACCCAATTGGAAAGGAGTTATGGGTTGTTTACGATACAGAAAACCCGAACAAAAATACTCTGTTAACTTTAGGCGCTTTGTATGCAAGCAAGAAATCAATTTTGCCTGGTATCCTATTCATAATCTGGATGGCATTTTACTTTGCCTTTAAAACAAATAATTAGATTTTGTAAATTTGTTGTACTAACTTGCAAAAATCAATTTTAGTAATTAATGATTAATTTATCAGTCACAAAGATTGCGGAGATAGTTCAAGGTGAAGTAATTGGCGATTCTAATCGGATTGTCAATAATGTACTTACCGATAGTAGAATTCCTGTGTCAGGGAGCAGGGTGATTTTTGTTGCTATCAATGGGCAAAATCACAATGGCCATGAGTTTGTTTATGAGCTTTATGAGTATCGCGATATAAATGTTTTTCTGGTAGAAAAGGATGAGGTAAATTATTCTCTCTGTCCTGAGGCCTCTTTTGTCATAGTTGATGACACACTTCAAGCACTACAAAAGTTAGCTGTTTATCATCGAAATAGATTTGCATATCCTATTATAGGCATCACCGGAAGTAATGGTAAAACCATAGTTAAGGAGTGGCTAAATCAGCTATTATCCGATGAATACCAGATTGTTCGCAGCCCTCGTAGTTATAATTCACAGGTGGGGGTTCCCTTATCGGTTCTGCAGATGGATGACCATTTCGACTTGGGTATTTTTGAAGCAGGTATTTCTAAGCCAGGAGAAATGGTTAAACTTCAACCTATTATTGACCCATCAATAGGGATATTCACAAACATAGGAATGCCTCATCAAGAGAATTTTGATGATATTGACGAAAAGGTTAATGAAAAGTTAAAGCTATTCAGAGAGGTAAACACTCTCATTTACTGTAAGGACCATGCAGTAATTGATACCATAGCAAGGGAGAATACTCTTTTGGCTGATAATCAGCTGTTAACATGGGGGCAAAATCCTGAAGCAAACATCAAAGTAAGAAGCATTAAAAGACTTGAATCTAAAACCGAAGTACACGTTCAATACAAACAGCAGGAGTTTAACCTGACAATTCCATTTATCGATGGTGCATCGTACGAAAATGCGATGCATTGCGTGGCAACCATGTTGCTGTTGGGTTACAAGGCTTCTGATATAGAAGAGCGCCTAAAG containing:
- a CDS encoding C25 family cysteine peptidase codes for the protein MKRVLLSTLLILFGLISFSQSKNYNGYKVSYEETKGSVVLTFVIDTFDVAVKEINGQQFTTIKFPHGVNTFKKGFAELPMLNTALQIGDQNDVVISAEGEGFTEIKLDYPLLPSRGTIYRDQDPEKVPYVIAPESMVDAWYPGELAESTDPFVFRDTRGVNIYAYPFEYNAVKQVLRVYKSVKVVIKENTKKSTNPIKVKPSKVDASVNEIYKSLYINYSDTKFSNQLDEFGDMLVIYTSRDASAIQPYIEWKRQKGFNVTTQQVSAGTNVKSIIQNAYSANPNLLYVQLVGDWADIKSDLGTGQNAPMDPYLGCVSGNDYYPELIIGRFSANNSSQVTVQVNKAINYEKNPDMSGTWYKATLGMARNEGAGAGDDSEGDDQHMENIRLRLLSPSYNYTTFYREYDGNSSYVSSNTTASIISSRINSGVSVLNYCNHGLETGWSVGNYSSSDVVNLSNGNKLPVIFSVACVVGKFHRTGGDCFAETWLKKENGGAVATIMSTINQPWQPPMRGQDYFNDILIGGYNYSSNPGNGTSTTASDKRTTFGSITFNGDVLMLAEQYTNTDTRETFQTWTIFGDASLQIRTNTPSALSVTAGDVTGSPYTVTVKSNGSPVQNALVALYQNGNTYRAFTNSQGVASITHSLSSGSATLTVTGYNLGTYQGTVNVGTSGTAPATPSGLSTSNITTNSAKLSWSAVSGATSYDVQIRPQGGSYSTYNVTTNSYNASGLSANTTYEWHVRAKNSYGTSSYSSIKSFTTQANPTGVSLPYSQSFSSSSLPSGWTTQNTGSGITERWSVSNSNKAGGSAYEMKCSYQNVNPGTTRLITPAINTVGKSQITLTFKHMFDAYSSGATLRVQTSNDKSSWTNTTWSKSTSTSNITARTETVTITTNLNSSTTYIAFVVEGNIYNIDYWYIDDVSVTAGSAASTPTVTTGSVSNVTSSSATVSGNVTSDGGASVTARGICYSTSQNPTISNSKVASGSGTGSFSATLTGLSPNTTYYARAYATNAQGTSYGSQVSFTTESGSSVSYCTSKGKNSSYEWIDLVQFAGINRTSGNDGGYKDMTSMQATVNPGSSYTIYISAGFSSSSYTEYWAIWIDFNHNGTFEDSEKVVSGSSSSSSTLSATVSIPSTATLGVTRMRVSMKYNAAPTACETFTYGEVEDYSVNITSRRSDDTNPTIFADELGNENPEIISLFPNPANSILNVRVKGLVGDLPVRIFDIQGRLVKETSTQGDVQTIDVSNLSSGIYIIEVLDEREPLRKQFIKQ
- the rsmI gene encoding 16S rRNA (cytidine(1402)-2'-O)-methyltransferase; the protein is MSKLYIVPTPIGNLADITLRALETLKSVNLILAEDTRTSSKLLKHYGISTPLKSHHKFNEHQTVEHIANRIEAGESVALISDAGTPGISDPGFLLVRTCHEKGIDIECLPGATAFIPALIQSGFPCDRFIFEGFLPQKKGRNKRLEALKDEERTIILYESPFRIIKLLEQLQSIFGNERMVSISRELTKLHEETIRGTVAQVFEHFKAKPPKGEFVVIIEGKGK
- a CDS encoding thymidine kinase translates to MPFLENPVSGKRKGYIEVIAGSMFSGKTEELIRRLKRAKYAKQRVEIFKPIIDTRYSEEEVVSHDANSIHSTPVSSSGNILMLAQNVDVVGIDEAQFFDMNLPNVCNQLADMGIRVIVAGLDMDFRGKPFGPMPHLMAIAEYVTKVHAICVHCGDLAQYSHRKTDADKLVLLGETDVYEPLCRLCYNKVTQENDK
- a CDS encoding DUF2914 domain-containing protein, with translation MQKINKIENIFGPVGTISGYIIAIVGVVVLFSSLKGLVFISIGLFVGFTSNVAYVDFDKKRCRNAIKFFGIFPVGKWVDIDKSMALSLKKSTKAWRTYSITNRTYDHADGDYKIELLNKDKKVIGELERFKKLDEAKMDLSLYSERLNLPII
- a CDS encoding DUF3592 domain-containing protein, producing MKSKADISFKISRKLFWFITIMILLLPITTRYRLLIWGEYTKGVVVGVEDVQLSILQGLGPDKFPVIQFATKDRQIIEFFGPENFDYPIGKELWVVYDTENPNKNTLLTLGALYASKKSILPGILFIIWMAFYFAFKTNN